Genomic window (Helianthus annuus cultivar XRQ/B chromosome 3, HanXRQr2.0-SUNRISE, whole genome shotgun sequence):
tgttgcatatttttaggtattataagttaaaagtagattcatatagataagattacttaggaactaaaaatttgaacttagtatgatataaagttaataaacaTATAAACTCTGaacatcctatttttttttataaaaacggttcttgaaattttataaaaatataaatttttatatctgtaaaaaacgaaatttaacaatttaagttaaaggtcTAAAACGTACTTATGAGTCaaaaactattttttatttttataaaaacaaaattttaaacttaaagtttattggataaatactatgtggatatttaaaaaaaagttatgaactttaaaaaataaaattatactttataatttaaccaataaaataaacatactttacaattataacaacttatcttttattttttgtcttttgattattaaattttataaaaaaacaatatttttttgtcttttgattattaatttttataaaaaacaacatatgtgtaacacttatgaaatatatccaccacaatagtgttatcataaatattatatgaataagaaaactaccagaaacgagtGCCGCAATGCAAAATGTCGCCCCGCCGCATCGTGCGGGCACCGTACTAGTATTAGGTATGTGCTAAGAAGAATACACTTGGTAAATTTTGGTACGGATGAACCAAGGATAAATTTTGCTACAATTAATTATGGATATTCAATTGCAAATACATAGATAatcaaaaaataaattaaactaaGAGATACATTTTATTTGAATATGTAACCAGGTAATGGACTAATACAGAATATGTAATCACGTAATTGTTTTTGTTGAATGTggaatcacataattgtttatgttggatgtgtaatcacgtaatgggtatcCAAAATCACATAGTTACGTGCTGGATATTCAACATCACGTAATAGacaaatgggtattcaaaatcctaTCAATTTTATTTTAAGAAAACTCTAACAATagacttttttaaaaaaaactataaCAATACACTACTCGAATTAAAACGAAAGAAATGCATAAgtgtagtttaaaaaaaaataataagatcAATTTCAAAATGTTGCAATTTGCACATCATAAGGCAAAAACATTGCCTCCGTGTCTCCTTGAGGTATTCAATCTCTCTGGTGCCACTCTTCCACACATACAACTAACTGCCTTCAGGTAATAATTATATTATCTCTTCtatatttatttactttttttcATTCCAAATTCTACTTATTCAATCGAATCCCCAATTCAGAAGTTATTTTTGTTCTTCATTTGTAGCAGCATACTATACTGTTCATAGGTATGAATTCCCCTTTAATTACCGTTGTTTGAACACCTAGGGTAGATTTACACTTCAGTTTTACCATCAATGCTTACTTTTTCCTCAAATTAGACTCCTTTTTAGAAAAATTAACTACCTAATTAGTGTAAAGTTTgagcaatttgaattttgatcaAAGTCTTGATTAGATTGATTATAATTTAGGGTTGGACAAATAACCGAATTAATCAAAACAAACAATTAACCGGTTGTTCCGTTAAGCCATAACTGATTAACCGAAATTTGTGATTCGGTACCGATTAACCGAAAACAGATCTGTTAGTACAAACcaataaccgaaaatttcggtttTGGTTTCGTTGGGGGCCCAAAACCGGATTGtacaaatcttttttttttaatttttttaaccgAATCAATTTTTTTCATCAAaaacaaaaaccggttttttattataaccggtttcggttactaaTCGGTTTTTTAAAcccaaaacagtaactggtcgcAACCGGTTTCGGGTCGGTTTAAAACCGGTTTGTGCCAAGAAAACCGGTTTAAACTGGTTTTTTAAGCGGTTTCGGTTTTTAAACCGGTTTCAAAGATCAAGCATACTAACCGGTCTACAAACCGCCGGTTCTGTTCGTGTTATAACCGGTTtaaaaataaaatcggtttcGAGTTCTTTTTCGGTTTCGGTCCTAAAACCGGTTTTGTTGTACACCTATAGGCCGTGCACACCCCTAGATTATATGCTCTTTTGCAGACTAACTCTTGACTTGTATTTCTGCAACGATCCAAAAATAACATGTGTGTTAAACCGCAGTACAAATGGTTATCGCATCTGCTAGAATCAGTACTTGTGGTTCAATGGAACTAGCTCCAGCTTCATTCAGTACGCGACATGTAGGTCGTGACTGTGTTCATCTCAAAAGTACGAGTTCCCAGTGGCTGAAGAAGCCGCCTCGATGGTTTGGTTTTTCCCATGTCAAAATAAGTAAATTTAATCATTCAGCTTGCTCGGTGAGTATGGTGTCAAATAATTATGTTGGAAGAAGCACGTACAGAATTAAAAAGGATAATGATGATAAGATATATCGGAGGCTTGATTCTTGTTTAGTTATTCCTCCACCTAAAGGCAAGAAGCCGAAAGCCGTTATTAAATTCCTTGGTGGCGCCTTTATTGGTGCAGTTCCGGAAGTTACCTATAGGCGAGTTGAAATAACTCGTTATTTTAAGTAATGGGTCGACACAGTTACTTGTTTATCGGTTTTATCATCTATATAAACTCTGATCTTTTTACGCAGTTATCTTCTTGGGCTATTGGCAAATCAAGGCTATCTTATCATTTCTGTGCCGTATAACGTAACTTTTGATCACTCGCAAGCTGCAAGAGAAGTCTATGAGAGGTTTCATTCCTGCTTGAATTCAATACTAACATCAGGATTGCCTGATGATGGCCTGTTAGCAGCCGAACTTGTTGATCTTCCTCTTTATTCTGTTGGTCATAGGTATTCAATATTCATATATTATTCCAAAAagaaaaagagtaaactgccattttggtccctgtggtttggtcaattttgccactttagtccaaaactcaaactttttgcatctgggtccctgtggtttcagttttattgccattttggtccaaaaatgaaattaggtcatatttgtcttataaaatcctgttattttgtcattttctgcaggggcaaaatgatcatttcttttttataaataaataccatgttttataagacaaatatgacttgatttgcccctgaggaaaatgacaaaattgcaggattttataagacaagtatgactgatttcatttttggaccaaaatggcaataaaactgaaaccacagggacccagatgcaaaaggtttgagttttggactaaagtggcaaaagtaaccaaacctcagggaccaaaatggcagtttactcttccaaaaaatatgttttagtcatAAGTATTCATATATTATTCCAAAAAAATATGTTTTGTTTAGCGGTTTCATTTAGCAGGGTCTAAATTCTCAATAATTTGGTTTCTATATCATATTGCACTTATGTAAAAATGTGCAGTAACGGTGCGCTACTTCAAGTACTCACTGGGAGCTATTTTTCGGATAAGCTACCAAAGGTTTGTTTGATGCCTTCTTTCTTCTTTAAGACCTTTTTTTGTCGAAAAGTACGAAAGTTTCTTGGATATTGatgtaaatttttttttgctGTATTGTGGAAGGCTAATGCCATAATATCATACAACAACAGGCCAGCAACAGAGGCGGTACCCTACTTCGAACAGGTaatattggttttttttttttttttttttttttttttttttgttaaggaTAAATACGGCTGCAATTTCTAAAGCTTATATGAATTCCTGACTTGTGCAGTTAGGCCCTCTAGTAAGCCAGTTGATGCCTGTCGTGGAAGCATCTCCGGTATCTTCCATGGCTAAGGGTGCTGCAGGTATAATTGTTTCGGTAGACGGTTATCACATGTAATTATAAAGATCTCATTATAAATATTTCGGTTCTCTTTGTTTGTCCTGTTTCTAAACATTCAATGAAGATGCGTGGAAAGCCCTGCTTGATACAGCCGAAGCGATGACGCCTGATTATGATCCCGAAGCTAGAGTTTCATTGGACAAGTTTGTTGATCAGTTGCCTTCAGTTTTTAATCAGGTATGATTGCACTTCAAGAAAACATACTTAAGAGTGTCACCCGTAAATTcaatattatgttttttttttttttttttttccgaacTTTTAAGGTTGCTCAAGGAATATCGGAATTCAAACCAACACCAACTGAAAACCGTGAATGTTGCAAGAACTCGTATAATGTCAAGAAAACACTCCTGGTACTTTTTGTCCTATCATGGGTTATACCTTATAATTAAAAAACAATACGTTTATTTTCGTGTTTTATAATTGATAATCGTTTGTTGCAGGTGAAGTTCAATACTGATGCCATTGATGAGACCGATCTTCTTGAGGAGACTTTGAGGCCTCGTGTGGAAGCTATAGGTGGAACGCTTGAAAAAGTTTCATTGAGTGGTAACCACATCACACCATGCATCCAGGTCAGCGTCGTTTTGCATCGTTGTTTACAACTTTACATGATGTATTATGGTACTTTGAGGTATTGTTATTATAATGTACCGATAATCTGTCATTTTGTGCATGCTCAGGAACCAAAACTGCAAGTAGGTGATGTATACACTCCAGCGGACGCGATCGCGCAAGGGCTTAAGAATCTTTCGCTAAATGAGACTAAAGTCGCGGCCAGAACCATTGCAGACTGGCTTAGCAGCATTAGTTAGTAATTGTAAGTGCTAGTTACTTTGAACTTAACTAGCTTCAGCCAAATTGTGTGAATATTAAGTTGAAACACACGTACATCTACATGCCGTAAATAAAATTGCTACTATACTTCTTTTGATTTGACCTTGTTGATCAACTGAAGATTAGGATTGTAGAATGGCTTTTGTGTTCATGTTGCTAGGGAAGCAGATTGCTATCGTTTGGTAACGAGCCCTAAGTTGTTAATATTTTTACCGACTCTAGGGTTGAGATCAAGGGACAACCACTCCCACCATTATCATCTCCGCCACAATTTCTGATTAtattttgagttaaatgccattttagtccctgtggtttgggccattttgccagtttagtccaaaggtttcatttttaacctgtgggtccaaaaaggtttcacagttgccattttagtccacttggttaacttcatccattttttctgttaacgagaaggccaatttggtcattttgtatgtaattctgttaactaaaagggcaattcagccatataaaatgaccgaattggccttctcgttaacagaaaaaatggatgaagttaacccagtggactaaaatggcaactgtgaaacatttttggacctacaggttaaaaatgaaacctttggactaaactggcaaaatggcccaaaccacagggactaaaatggcatttaactctttttaaaaTTTTGGCTACTTTGATATTTTTTAAACCGACTTATTTTTTACTCAAACCTATATTGGTTAAAATTTGTTTTTACCCGAACCAAATTGAAATTGTTTTAAATTAAATCAACACGTCCTGACCCGACCCGCTATCCGACCCGTCTGCTTTGCCTGGCCCAAATAAAAGCATATAACAACATCATTTACAAGTGCTTTTACTTTGATGATATTAAGATCTAGGGGTGTCCGTTCGTTCGGGACGAAAAATAAGCCTCTTTGCCAAGACCACATCCAAAGCTTCTACTTGGTGTTGCTGTCACCGGTCTTCTGTTTGGTTCACTTATAAATGCTGTATAAGAAGCTTCTTCTGTTTTCAATAAACTCAACTTCCTCTCTATGCCATCCATTTTATCAACTAGTGTGTCTTGCCTTTATATTTAATCTAGATATATCCAAGATCCCGGCCCCGGGGTGCTATTTGTTGCCATTGGCGAATCAGGATCGCTTAAAACGTCCTCTTGAGAGATGTCCCCGATCCTTGTCAGTATGCTGAATGCCAAGTTTCCAAGAACACGAGAATAAGCTTCTATGATCGCATGAGCGACATCCTGTAATAAACATAAGTTCGTTAACTGGTTTTTCGTTTGAATCAAAATGCATACGATACGAGAATTTAGAACTTTTCTCACCTTGCCATTTTGGATTTTCATGACATCTAGAAACTTTTGAGGGAGGTCTGGATATCGGATTTTAATTTCCTGTGCAAGGCTTTCGGCTCTGCTTATTAACAACTCGATCTTGTCGAGTTCGGCAACATGATCCTTGCATGACCATGATGTTCTTGCTGGTGACTTACCACTGTCATGTTCCTCAATCTTGTCTTTCCATGCATATATTGCTGCTTCTAATCTGTTTATCGCATCTAAGGCACTGTTTTCGGATTTTAAACTAAGCGCGTTGCACATGTCGCATGCCGATGAGGAGCCTCTGTTCAGTATCCTATAAAGATCCTCACCAAGGCTTTCCTTTCCAGACTGTAGAAGTGATTACCATGAATAAATAATGTTTATTATTTGTCACTGAttttaaaaagagtaaaatgctatTTTCGTCTATGAGTTTTGGCCAGTTTtacgactttcgtccaaaggtttgtttttttcacatctggatccaaagtgtttgaaatcttgtcattttcatccagctcgttaactccatccaaatttgtcggttaagtcaggggtattttcgtcttttttgttaacatgaagggcaattcagtcttttgaatacttgtaaattatgctaaatgcttgtacataaagcgAAAAAGAcagaattgccctttaagttaacaaaaaagacagaaatacccctgacttaacggagaaaattggatggagttaacgagccagatgaaaatgacaagatttcaaaccttttggatccagatgcgaaaaaaaaaacaaacctttggacgaaagtcgcaaaactagccaaacctcagggacgaaaatggcattttactctttagaaaaaaaaaaacactacacACTCATAGTGTTGTACTGTTGTATAAGGCTTTACCTTAGGAAGCACATCACTGATGGCTTTTGGTATCGGCATTTCAAGCAAGATAGCCTCATTAACCGATTTCGCGGCTTTAAAAATCTGAAGAACCAATTTGGCTTGAGTAAGCAGTTTCTTCCGTTGACCGTCCGAAAGACCACCAACCGGCACTTGTGGGGCCGGAAGCCACCATCTTTTGCTTCTTCCTTCCGCTCGGCTGCCACCTTCATCATACGAAAACTCCGTCTCCGTCATTGAATCCAGTGTTTCCTGTCAAGGTTTCGTTTATTTACGCTAAACAACTTTAGACCAACACCGCCATTTTGTTAAAATGATTATAATGCGAGTGATGAGATCACCTACAAGAAGCATGGAGTCTAACTTTTGTAATGCTGGAAGATTCAGATGAACATCTCCGCGAGCCTGTGGTGTCATTATTTCTATTGTTTGGCCATCGGGCCCGCATTGCTTAGCTGGAACTAACTGAACCATGTAGTTAGTTGGAGAAAGTAACCAATCCATCTCTCTTCTCCACTTGTTCTTTTTCTCATCAGGCAGAGGCTCAAGTTTCCATAGCTCTCCAAAAACTGTTCCTGTTTATTAACACACTTCTTGTGAGATCTTTTCACACAAGGTGTACTATAATCCTTGTGAAA
Coding sequences:
- the LOC110930329 gene encoding uncharacterized protein LOC110930329 isoform X2, which produces MVIASARISTCGSMELAPASFSTRHVGRDCVHLKSTSSQWLKKPPRWFGFSHVKISKFNHSACSVSMVSNNYVGRSTYRIKKDNDDKIYRRLDSCLVIPPPKGKKPKAVIKFLGGAFIGAVPEVTYSYLLGLLANQGYLIISVPYNVTFDHSQAAREVYERFHSCLNSILTSGLPDDGLLAAELVDLPLYSVGHSNGALLQVLTGSYFSDKLPKANAIISYNNRPATEAVPYFEQLGPLVSQLMPVVEASPVSSMAKGAADAWKALLDTAEAMTPDYDPEARVSLDKFVDQLPSVFNQVAQGISEFKPTPTENRECCKNSYNVKKTLLVKFNTDAIDETDLLEETLRPRVEAIGGTLEKVSLSGNHITPCIQEPKLQVGDVYTPADAIAQGLKNLSLNETKVAARTIADWLSSIS
- the LOC110930331 gene encoding rop guanine nucleotide exchange factor 14 isoform X2; the encoded protein is MTMGIMTYDGLESCILNANNSYEDESVASKVGDRCPTDSPSSCCSSNNASGSFFSQWSMVKRDEHEWDYSEDAMKFSDVDVMKEKFAKLLLGEDTTGGRNGVSPALALSNAITNLAGTVFGELWKLEPLPDEKKNKWRREMDWLLSPTNYMVQLVPAKQCGPDGQTIEIMTPQARGDVHLNLPALQKLDSMLLETLDSMTETEFSYDEGGSRAEGRSKRWWLPAPQVPVGGLSDGQRKKLLTQAKLVLQIFKAAKSVNEAILLEMPIPKAISDVLPKSGKESLGEDLYRILNRGSSSACDMCNALSLKSENSALDAINRLEAAIYAWKDKIEEHDSGKSPARTSWSCKDHVAELDKIELLISRAESLAQEIKIRYPDLPQKFLDVMKIQNGKDVAHAIIEAYSRVLGNLAFSILTRIGDISQEDVLSDPDSPMATNSTPGPGSWIYLD
- the LOC110930331 gene encoding rop guanine nucleotide exchange factor 14 isoform X1 codes for the protein MVLLNMRLSCCTWNREMSNRMEFDQPPDRIMTYDGLESCILNANNSYEDESVASKVGDRCPTDSPSSCCSSNNASGSFFSQWSMVKRDEHEWDYSEDAMKFSDVDVMKEKFAKLLLGEDTTGGRNGVSPALALSNAITNLAGTVFGELWKLEPLPDEKKNKWRREMDWLLSPTNYMVQLVPAKQCGPDGQTIEIMTPQARGDVHLNLPALQKLDSMLLETLDSMTETEFSYDEGGSRAEGRSKRWWLPAPQVPVGGLSDGQRKKLLTQAKLVLQIFKAAKSVNEAILLEMPIPKAISDVLPKSGKESLGEDLYRILNRGSSSACDMCNALSLKSENSALDAINRLEAAIYAWKDKIEEHDSGKSPARTSWSCKDHVAELDKIELLISRAESLAQEIKIRYPDLPQKFLDVMKIQNGKDVAHAIIEAYSRVLGNLAFSILTRIGDISQEDVLSDPDSPMATNSTPGPGSWIYLD
- the LOC110930329 gene encoding uncharacterized protein LOC110930329 isoform X1 is translated as MVIASARISTCGSMELAPASFSTRHVGRDCVHLKSTSSQWLKKPPRWFGFSHVKISKFNHSACSVSMVSNNYVGRSTYRIKKDNDDKIYRRLDSCLVIPPPKGKKPKAVIKFLGGAFIGAVPEVTYRRVEITRYFNYLLGLLANQGYLIISVPYNVTFDHSQAAREVYERFHSCLNSILTSGLPDDGLLAAELVDLPLYSVGHSNGALLQVLTGSYFSDKLPKANAIISYNNRPATEAVPYFEQLGPLVSQLMPVVEASPVSSMAKGAADAWKALLDTAEAMTPDYDPEARVSLDKFVDQLPSVFNQVAQGISEFKPTPTENRECCKNSYNVKKTLLVKFNTDAIDETDLLEETLRPRVEAIGGTLEKVSLSGNHITPCIQEPKLQVGDVYTPADAIAQGLKNLSLNETKVAARTIADWLSSIS